A region of Dermochelys coriacea isolate rDerCor1 chromosome 1, rDerCor1.pri.v4, whole genome shotgun sequence DNA encodes the following proteins:
- the LRRC4 gene encoding leucine-rich repeat-containing protein 4 gives MKLLWQVTVHHTWNAALLSVVYLTAQVWVLSAAAAWAGAPNCPSVCSCSNQFSKVVCTRRGLAEVPQGIPSNTRYLNLMENNIQLIQADTFRHLHHLEVLQLGRNSIRQIEVGAFNGLASLNTLELFDNWLTVIPSGAFEYLSKLRELWLRNNPIESIPSYAFNRVPSLMRLDLGELKKLEYISEGAFEGLYNLKYLNLGMCNIKDMPNLTPLVGLEELEMSGNNFPDIKPGSFHGLKSLKKLWIMNSQISLIERNAFDDLTSLVELNLAHNNLTSLPHDLFAPLRYLVELHLHHNPWSCDCDILWLSWWLREYIPTNSTCCGRCHAPMHMRGKFLVEVDQTSFQCSAPFIMDAPMDLNISEGRVAELKCRTPSMSSVRWLLPNGTVLSHASNHPRISVLNDGTLNFSHVLLTDTGVYTCMVTNVAGNSNASAYLNVSTAELNTSNYSFFTTVTVETTEISPEDISPKFTKPVPTTSTGYQPAYTTTTTVLIQTTKTPKQVVVPTADTNDKMQTSLDEVMKTTKIIIGCFVAVTLLAAAMLIVFYKLRKRHQQCSTVTAARTVEIIQVDEDMPAAPAAPTSVSGEGAVVLPTIHDHINYNTYKSAHGAHWTENSLGNSLHPTVTTISEPYIIQTHTKDKVQETQI, from the coding sequence ATGAAGCTCTTGTGGCAGGTAACTGTGCACCACACCTGGAACGCTGCCCTGCTCTCGGTCGTCTACCTCACAGCGCAGGTGTGGGTTCtgtctgcagcagctgcctgggccGGAGCCCCGAACTGCCCCTCCGTCTGTTCCTGCAGTAACCAGTTCAGCAAGGTGGTGTGCACACGCCGCGGCCTGGCGGAGGTCCCTCAGGGCATCCCTTCCAACACCCGCTATCTCAACCTCATGGAGAACAACATCCAGCTGATCCAAGCAGACACCTTCCGGCACCTGCATCACTTGGAGGTCTTGCAGCTGGGCAGGAACTCTATCCGCCAGATCGAGGTGGGTGCTTTCAATGGGCTAGCCAGTCTCAACACCCTGGAATTGTTTGACAACTGGCTGACCGTCATCCCGAGCGGGGCCTTTGAGTATTTGTCCAAGCTGCGGGAGCTGTGGCTCAGGAACAACCCCATCGAGAGCATCCCCTCGTATGCCTTCAACCGGGTCCCGTCCCTCATGCGCTTGGACCTGGGCGAGCTCAAGAAGCTGGAGTACATTTCTGAGGGGGCTTTTGAGGGATTATACAACCTGAAGTACCTTAATCTTGGGATGTGTAACATTAAAGACATGCCAAACCTCACGCCCctggtggggctggaggaactGGAGATGTCGGGGAATAACTTCCCTGACATCAAGCCAGGATCTTTCCATGGGTTAAAGTCTCTTAAGAAGTTGTGGATTATGAACTCCCAGATCAGCCTAATTGAGCGTAACGCATTCGACGACCTCACCTCGCTGGTGGAGCTCAACCTGGCCCACAATAACCTGACCTCGTTGCCGCACGACCTTTTTGCCCCCCTGAGATACCTGGTGGAGCTTCACTTGCACCACAACCCCTGGAGCTGCGACTGCGACATCCTGTGGCTCTCCTGGTGGCTGCGGGAGTACATCCCCACCAACTCCACCTGTTGCGGGCGCTGCCACGCCCCGATGCACATGAGGGGCAAGTTCCTGGTGGAGGTGGACCAGACCTCCTTCCAGTGCTCCGCACCCTTTATCATGGACGCCCCCATGGATCTAAACATCTCGGAAGGACGAGTGGCGGAGCTCAAGTGCCGGACTCCCTCCATGTCCTCTGTGAGGTGGTTGCTGCCTAACGGGACCGTTCTGAGCCACGCGTCTAACCACCCAAGGATATCTGTCCTCAATGATGGGACCTTGAACTTCTCCCATGTTTTGCTAACGGACACTGGGGTTTATACGTGCATGGTCACCAATGTGGCAGGGAACTCCAACGCCTCGGCCTACCTCAACGTGAGCACGGCCGAGCTCAACACTTCCAACTACAGCTTCTTCACCACCGTCACGGTGGAAACCACAGAGATCTCCCCCGAAGACATCTCCCCGAAATTCACTAAGCCAGTGCCAACGACTTCGACAGGGTACCAGCCGGCATACACCACCACCACGACAGTGCTGATCCAGACCACCAAAACGCCCAAGCAGGTGGTGGTGCCCACAGCGGACACCAACGACAAGATGCAGACCAGCCTGGACGAGGTGATGAAGACCACTAAGATCATCATCGGCTGCTTTGTGGCCGTGACGTTGCTGGCGGCGGCCATGCTGATTGTCTTTTACAAACTTCGCAAGCGGCACCAGCAGTGCAGCACGGTGACAGCCGCCCGGACCGTGGAGATCATTCAGGTGGATGAGGACATGCCGGCAGCACCAGCAGCTCCAACCAGTGTATCAGGTGAGGGGGCAGTTGTGCTGCCTACAATTCATGACCATATTAACTACAACACCTACAAATCGGCACACGGGGCCCACTGGACAGAAAACAGCCTGGGGAATTCGTTACACCCCACGGTAACCACTATCTCTGAACCTTATATAATTCAGACCCACACCAAGGACAAAGTACAGGAAACTCAAATATGA